A window of Dissulfurirhabdus thermomarina contains these coding sequences:
- a CDS encoding sulfatase-like hydrolase/transferase: protein MHLAETRGAGRSGGGLPAFFGFTYLAVLGLAAAYLGRVPAWDLRTVMFAAGAVPTYAAFYLLPALLLTLGAWGAGRLAARRGRGGRWAGALVALVAVSATGCTSILLFADLFIHRLYGFHLNGFVWNLIRTPGGIDSLGGGAATTATFAAMAAGFFLFQAVLLAAARRLPLLAGWRPGRRTFRWGLAALVLLSAGERATYAVSEFQGHAGVTEAAATLPLYCPLTIHNLARRLGYEVPRRARLAVEVRAARLAYPARPLRVEPPAHPLNVVVLVAESLRADMLTPEIMPRTWRFAARAHRFTRHYSGGNGTRMALFSLFYGLYGSYWFPFLELRREPVWMEVLRRQRYQFFLYTGQSFTYPELDKTVFARVPRRLLHPTPPGYGWERDRKNTADLVAAIHGRDRRRPFFAFLFFESTHARYSFPEESIIRRPYLRNFNYATMDLARDIGLIRNRYVNAAHHVDGQVGRILDALEREGLLKDTMVVITGDHGEEFMEKGHWGHNSEFTEEQTRVPLVLWVPGTGSGTVDRMTSHLDVAPTLLPRLGVRNPASDYSLGFDLLGPRRRTYTVICDWDRVAYVGMDYKAVIPVKTSALMRNRVTTADDRPLPDAATFLSGHRDVLVRLMQELRRFQRQG, encoded by the coding sequence ATGCATCTAGCGGAGACCAGGGGCGCGGGCCGCTCGGGGGGCGGGCTTCCGGCCTTTTTCGGTTTCACCTACCTGGCGGTGCTCGGCCTCGCCGCCGCCTACCTCGGCCGGGTCCCGGCCTGGGACCTGCGGACGGTGATGTTCGCCGCCGGGGCCGTCCCGACCTATGCCGCCTTCTACCTCCTGCCCGCCTTGCTCCTGACCCTCGGGGCATGGGGCGCCGGGCGCCTTGCCGCCCGGCGGGGCCGGGGTGGGCGCTGGGCCGGGGCCCTCGTGGCCCTCGTGGCGGTGTCCGCCACCGGGTGCACCTCGATCCTCCTCTTCGCCGACCTCTTCATCCACCGGCTCTACGGGTTCCACCTGAACGGGTTCGTCTGGAATCTCATCCGGACGCCCGGCGGCATCGACTCCCTCGGGGGCGGCGCCGCCACCACGGCGACCTTCGCCGCCATGGCGGCCGGGTTCTTCCTGTTCCAGGCGGTGCTGCTCGCCGCCGCCCGGCGCCTGCCTCTCCTGGCGGGCTGGCGGCCGGGGCGGCGGACCTTCCGCTGGGGGCTCGCCGCCCTGGTGCTCCTGTCCGCCGGGGAGCGGGCCACCTACGCGGTGAGTGAATTCCAGGGCCACGCGGGCGTCACCGAGGCGGCCGCCACCCTGCCTCTCTACTGCCCCCTCACCATCCACAACCTCGCCCGGCGCCTCGGCTACGAGGTTCCGCGCCGGGCGCGGCTGGCCGTGGAGGTCCGGGCGGCCCGCCTCGCCTATCCCGCCCGCCCCCTCCGGGTGGAGCCGCCGGCGCACCCGCTCAACGTGGTGGTCCTGGTCGCCGAGTCGCTCCGGGCCGACATGCTCACCCCCGAGATCATGCCCCGGACCTGGCGATTCGCGGCCCGGGCCCACCGCTTCACCCGGCACTACAGCGGTGGCAACGGCACCCGGATGGCGCTCTTCTCCCTCTTCTACGGCCTCTACGGTTCCTACTGGTTCCCCTTCCTGGAGCTTCGGCGGGAGCCGGTCTGGATGGAGGTGCTCCGCCGGCAGCGATACCAGTTCTTCCTCTACACCGGGCAGAGCTTCACCTACCCCGAGCTGGACAAGACCGTCTTCGCCCGGGTGCCCCGGCGCCTCCTCCACCCGACCCCCCCGGGCTACGGCTGGGAGCGGGACCGGAAGAACACCGCCGACCTGGTGGCGGCGATCCATGGCCGGGACCGCCGTCGGCCCTTCTTCGCCTTCCTCTTCTTCGAGTCCACCCACGCCCGTTACTCCTTCCCGGAGGAGAGCATCATCCGCCGGCCCTACCTCCGGAACTTCAACTACGCCACCATGGACCTCGCCCGGGACATCGGGCTCATCCGGAACCGCTACGTCAACGCCGCCCACCACGTGGACGGGCAGGTGGGCCGGATCCTCGACGCCCTCGAGCGGGAGGGCCTTCTCAAGGACACCATGGTCGTCATCACCGGCGACCACGGGGAAGAATTCATGGAGAAGGGCCACTGGGGGCACAACTCGGAGTTCACCGAGGAGCAGACCCGGGTGCCCCTGGTGCTCTGGGTGCCCGGGACGGGGAGCGGCACCGTGGACCGGATGACCAGCCACCTGGACGTCGCGCCCACGCTGCTGCCGCGGCTCGGGGTCCGCAACCCCGCCTCGGACTACAGCCTGGGCTTCGACCTCCTGGGCCCGCGGCGGCGGACTTACACGGTGATCTGCGACTGGGACCGGGTGGCCTACGTGGGAATGGACTACAAGGCGGTGATCCCGGTGAAGACCTCGGCCCTCATGCGCAACCGCGTCACCACCGCCGACGACCGGCCGCTCCCGGATGCCGCCACCTTCCTCTCGGGGCACCGGGACGTCCTCGTCCGGCTCATGCAGGAACTCCGCCGTTTCCAGCGGCAGGGATGA
- a CDS encoding DVU0772 family protein: MMHIDALRQDRRLVNEIDWSMTPEKAVDMYLEWGAGWTRGKDFVRGANESSLYFVIYDWERPPQVTLLRRDSKGVEELAKVPVPEPLFAEAVREAGRRPGVGVHALNARLQDWLRERLAA, encoded by the coding sequence ATGATGCACATCGACGCACTCCGCCAAGACCGCCGCCTCGTCAACGAGATCGACTGGTCCATGACGCCGGAGAAGGCCGTGGACATGTACCTCGAGTGGGGGGCCGGCTGGACCCGGGGAAAGGACTTCGTCCGGGGAGCGAACGAGTCCTCCCTCTACTTCGTCATCTACGACTGGGAGCGTCCGCCCCAGGTGACGCTGCTGCGCCGCGACTCCAAGGGCGTCGAGGAACTCGCCAAGGTTCCCGTGCCCGAGCCCCTCTTCGCCGAGGCCGTCCGGGAGGCCGGCCGCCGGCCCGGGGTCGGCGTCCACGCCCTGAACGCCCGCCTCCAGGACTGGCTCCGGGAGCGCCTGGCCGCCTGA
- a CDS encoding AI-2E family transporter yields the protein MSDSRRWFFLAVGLGAAWLAHLLAPVLTPFLVSALLAYLGDPAVDAMERRRVPRTLAVALVFAVIVLAFLALVLVLVPLLERQAAALARRLPAVLAWARETALPWLAHRLGLPAALPDAGAIQEALAAHWRQAGGLAVRVLSSVSRSGMALLAAIGNLVLIPVVTFYLLRDWDRLLADLHALLPRRAAPTVAALAREADEVLGAFLKGQLLVMLALAAVYSIGLHLAGLELALLIGITAGLVSFVPYLGFALGILAAGAAALVQYHDLAHLLYVTGVFAVGQLLEGTVLTPVLVGDRVGLHPVVVIFAVLAGGQLFGFFGVLVAIPAAAVLMVLVRHARRSYLESPLYHE from the coding sequence ATGAGCGACTCCCGGCGGTGGTTCTTCCTGGCGGTGGGCCTGGGGGCGGCCTGGCTGGCGCACCTTCTCGCCCCGGTCCTCACCCCGTTCCTGGTCTCGGCGCTCCTCGCCTACCTCGGCGACCCGGCGGTGGACGCCATGGAACGCCGGCGGGTCCCGAGGACCCTGGCCGTGGCGCTGGTCTTCGCCGTGATCGTCCTGGCCTTCCTGGCCCTCGTCCTGGTCCTGGTGCCGTTGCTGGAGCGCCAGGCGGCGGCCCTGGCCCGGCGCCTCCCCGCGGTGCTGGCCTGGGCGCGGGAGACGGCGCTCCCGTGGCTCGCCCACCGACTCGGCCTGCCCGCGGCCCTCCCGGACGCCGGGGCGATCCAGGAGGCCCTGGCCGCGCACTGGCGGCAGGCCGGCGGCCTCGCCGTCCGGGTCCTCTCCTCGGTCTCCCGGTCCGGGATGGCCCTCCTGGCCGCCATCGGGAACCTCGTGCTGATCCCGGTGGTGACCTTCTACCTCCTTCGGGACTGGGACCGGCTGCTCGCGGACCTCCACGCCCTGCTCCCGCGGCGGGCGGCGCCCACCGTGGCGGCCCTCGCCCGGGAGGCGGACGAGGTCCTCGGGGCCTTCCTGAAGGGCCAGCTCCTGGTCATGCTGGCCCTGGCCGCGGTCTATTCCATCGGGCTCCACCTCGCGGGGCTGGAACTGGCCCTCCTCATCGGGATCACGGCCGGGCTCGTGAGCTTCGTCCCCTACCTCGGCTTCGCCCTGGGGATCCTCGCCGCCGGGGCCGCGGCCCTGGTCCAATACCACGACCTGGCCCACCTCCTCTACGTGACCGGCGTCTTCGCCGTGGGCCAGCTCCTCGAGGGAACCGTCCTCACCCCCGTCCTCGTGGGCGACCGGGTGGGGCTCCACCCGGTGGTGGTGATCTTCGCGGTGCTGGCCGGGGGGCAGCTCTTCGGTTTCTTCGGCGTCCTCGTGGCCATCCCGGCCGCCGCCGTCCTCATGGTGCTGGTTCGCCACGCCCGCCGTTCCTACCTCGAAAGCCCCCTCTACCACGAATGA
- the recD2 gene encoding SF1B family DNA helicase RecD2 has protein sequence MAGAESGATAPREPEITLEGRVERVTYASPETGFAVLQVRPPRGARFTATGVVPELAGGAGLAGAEFRFRGAWTVNKYGRQFAFTRCTACGGDLLFFLSKVVKGLGPKLARQLLDRFGEEALVRILDEDPARLLNVKGIKERRLELILRSWRKFKNLKALSKVLGGAEGGVTPNLLIRIYNHFGDEAAAVVRADPYRLTEVRGIGFRTADRIAMALGVPPGDPARVRAALNHVLVKAAEEAGHSYLTADELRAAAAEVLGDGDDTAAPVDEAAAAMVADGTLVRGPGGETGLSGLRHMEDWLRDFFAERARAGDRPVLEAAAVERFIADFEARHRIEFAPEQREILVRTATEPATVFALAGYAGTGKTTVCRAVLDLLAGRLAAPEEIVCCAFTGMASARLRKATGYEAFTIHSLLKYQGEGRFEHGPDNPLPHRVVVLDEASMVNLPLFYRLARSLRPGTLFLMVGDPAQLPPIGAGNVFGDVLDLGLVPAVHLTRIYRQSPESVLALFANEIRRGRIPEGVEAQGWRDFAFEPVERHNIYALKARHTEAELKRFREENNQAILERICELARDWRDRLTHPVWDFQVLTPMRVGQLGTENLNARLREILNPGPGASFQRAGLTLKEGDKVVHLQNRDMAVMAWADFARAGKTFSGGGFRRVFNGNVGLVARVDPEAQEFYVVYPERIVVAYDFDHLGDIVEPAFALTVHKAQGAQYRVVAIPLTNSHFIMLNNKWFYTAITRAEEKAYLVGQRYALKRACTNVESARRRTWLGRAAAREVPIP, from the coding sequence ATGGCTGGGGCGGAGAGCGGGGCCACGGCGCCCCGGGAGCCGGAGATCACCTTGGAGGGCCGGGTCGAACGCGTGACCTACGCCTCGCCGGAGACGGGGTTTGCCGTCCTCCAGGTGCGCCCTCCCCGGGGCGCGCGTTTTACGGCCACGGGGGTCGTCCCGGAGCTGGCGGGCGGGGCGGGCCTGGCCGGGGCGGAGTTCCGCTTCCGCGGCGCATGGACCGTGAACAAGTACGGCCGCCAGTTCGCCTTCACCCGGTGCACGGCGTGCGGGGGCGATCTCCTCTTCTTCCTCTCCAAGGTGGTCAAGGGCCTGGGGCCGAAGCTGGCGCGCCAGCTCCTCGACCGTTTCGGGGAGGAGGCCCTCGTCCGGATCCTCGACGAGGACCCGGCCCGCCTCCTGAACGTCAAGGGCATCAAGGAGCGGCGGCTCGAGCTCATCCTCCGCTCCTGGCGAAAGTTCAAGAACCTCAAGGCCCTCTCCAAGGTCCTCGGCGGCGCCGAAGGGGGCGTCACCCCCAACCTCCTCATCCGGATCTACAACCACTTCGGGGACGAGGCCGCCGCCGTGGTCCGGGCCGATCCCTACCGGCTCACCGAGGTCCGGGGCATCGGGTTCCGCACCGCGGACCGCATCGCCATGGCCCTCGGGGTCCCGCCCGGGGACCCGGCCCGGGTCCGCGCCGCCCTCAACCACGTGCTGGTGAAGGCCGCCGAGGAGGCCGGGCACTCGTATCTCACGGCCGACGAGCTCCGGGCCGCGGCGGCGGAGGTCCTCGGCGACGGGGACGACACCGCCGCCCCGGTGGACGAGGCGGCGGCCGCCATGGTGGCCGACGGGACCCTGGTGCGGGGGCCGGGGGGCGAGACGGGCCTTTCCGGTCTCCGGCACATGGAAGACTGGCTCCGCGACTTCTTCGCCGAGCGGGCGCGGGCCGGTGACCGCCCGGTACTCGAGGCCGCCGCCGTGGAGCGCTTCATCGCGGACTTCGAGGCCCGCCACCGCATCGAGTTCGCCCCGGAGCAAAGGGAGATCCTCGTCCGGACGGCCACCGAGCCCGCCACCGTCTTCGCCCTGGCCGGCTACGCCGGCACCGGCAAGACCACCGTCTGCCGGGCCGTTCTGGATCTCCTCGCCGGCCGCCTGGCCGCCCCGGAGGAGATCGTCTGCTGCGCCTTCACGGGCATGGCCTCCGCCCGGCTCCGAAAGGCCACGGGCTACGAGGCCTTCACCATCCACAGCCTCCTCAAGTACCAGGGAGAGGGCCGCTTCGAGCACGGGCCGGACAACCCCCTGCCCCACCGGGTGGTGGTCCTCGACGAGGCCTCCATGGTGAACCTCCCCCTCTTCTACCGGCTGGCCCGATCCCTCCGGCCCGGAACGCTCTTCCTCATGGTGGGCGACCCGGCCCAGCTGCCGCCCATCGGGGCGGGCAACGTCTTCGGCGACGTCCTCGACCTCGGGCTCGTCCCCGCCGTCCACCTCACCCGGATCTACCGCCAGAGCCCGGAGAGCGTCCTCGCCCTCTTCGCCAACGAGATCCGCCGGGGCCGAATCCCGGAGGGGGTCGAGGCGCAGGGCTGGCGCGACTTCGCCTTCGAACCGGTGGAACGGCACAACATCTACGCGCTCAAGGCCCGCCACACCGAGGCCGAGCTCAAGCGCTTCCGGGAAGAGAACAACCAGGCCATCCTGGAGCGGATCTGCGAACTGGCCCGGGACTGGCGCGACCGGCTCACCCACCCCGTCTGGGACTTCCAGGTGCTCACCCCCATGCGGGTGGGCCAGCTCGGGACGGAGAACCTCAACGCCCGCCTCCGCGAGATCCTGAACCCCGGCCCGGGCGCCTCCTTCCAGCGGGCGGGTCTCACCCTGAAGGAAGGGGACAAGGTGGTCCACCTCCAGAACCGCGACATGGCGGTGATGGCCTGGGCCGACTTCGCCCGCGCCGGGAAGACCTTCAGCGGGGGCGGCTTCCGGCGGGTCTTCAACGGGAACGTGGGCCTCGTGGCGCGGGTCGACCCGGAGGCCCAGGAGTTCTACGTGGTCTACCCGGAGCGGATCGTGGTGGCCTACGACTTCGACCACCTCGGGGACATCGTCGAGCCCGCCTTCGCCCTCACGGTCCACAAGGCCCAGGGGGCCCAGTACCGGGTGGTGGCCATCCCCCTCACCAACTCCCACTTCATCATGTTGAACAACAAGTGGTTCTACACCGCGATCACCCGGGCGGAGGAAAAGGCCTACCTGGTGGGGCAACGCTACGCCCTGAAACGCGCCTGCACCAACGTGGAGAGCGCGCGGCGGCGGACCTGGCTCGGGCGGGCGGCGGCGCGGGAGGTCCCGATCCCATGA
- a CDS encoding c-type cytochrome, producing MRKSLILAVLGVMLTAAGAMAGPADLFVKTCGQCHVKGGQAPPVNPADKAMSVWEKYFRRGRHPVDLSGKISSDQLQIVVEYLKDHAADSDQPLAAVIPK from the coding sequence GTGAGGAAGAGCCTGATTCTCGCGGTGCTCGGGGTCATGCTGACCGCCGCCGGCGCCATGGCCGGCCCGGCGGATCTCTTCGTGAAGACCTGCGGGCAGTGCCACGTCAAGGGAGGGCAGGCCCCGCCGGTGAACCCGGCGGACAAGGCTATGTCGGTCTGGGAGAAGTACTTCAGGCGAGGCCGGCACCCGGTGGATCTTTCCGGAAAGATCAGCTCGGACCAGCTCCAGATCGTCGTCGAGTATCTCAAGGACCACGCGGCCGACAGTGACCAGCCGCTGGCGGCGGTCATCCCGAAGTAG
- a CDS encoding DUF3373 family protein yields MKRVLTALMVLSLTAWSGSALAARDDQVTLSAKKLKAVLGKVLELQRRVSDLEHGKARGGPSEVEKSAAIPEYDKLTRDIEEIYDTLDKVETRALQDKVNFGVEVRSRVDFFKYEDVWTYTEPAANPNALFGLDPGDMVDHVYPNTINSARKEWTADNKWSTRVRLNMEARAANSLTFHGRLAVYKNWAESGDIQRNVDFYRAHRPDDTTVKLDRAYVDWIVPVPFPLAVTFGRHPSTEGPPMEYRENLPRQATYPSLVYEGETDGIVVTLGLERYTGLVNSGLRLAYGKGYQQDESGYSNFTAFGSRASGIKDTNFWAAFFETEVPYVPESLLVLSYIHGNDLIDNPAGPQANLGNMDVYGAHLQMSNFLDTGLDLFVSWGLNNADPKKRAGQYATTQMYFINPATGLLTTMPVGLLGTQGSKWGWAIYTGFRYTVPVDALKRPKIGFEFNYGSPHWFSFTWGSSDPYNKLATRGKAYEVYYIQPFNRYLFIRTGYTKINYNWSFSGYHLGEPWKIDENLSNFYALLDVRF; encoded by the coding sequence ATGAAGCGCGTTTTGACGGCACTCATGGTGCTTTCGCTGACGGCCTGGTCCGGCTCCGCCCTGGCGGCCCGGGACGACCAGGTGACGCTGTCGGCGAAGAAGTTGAAGGCCGTGCTCGGAAAGGTGCTGGAACTCCAGCGCCGGGTCAGCGACCTCGAGCACGGCAAGGCCCGCGGCGGGCCCTCGGAGGTGGAAAAGTCCGCCGCCATTCCGGAATACGACAAGCTCACCCGCGACATCGAGGAGATCTACGACACCCTCGACAAGGTGGAGACCCGCGCCCTGCAGGACAAGGTCAATTTCGGCGTGGAGGTTCGCTCCCGGGTGGACTTCTTCAAGTACGAGGACGTCTGGACCTACACGGAGCCTGCGGCGAACCCCAACGCCCTCTTCGGTCTCGACCCGGGTGACATGGTGGACCACGTCTACCCGAACACCATCAACAGCGCGCGGAAGGAGTGGACGGCGGACAACAAGTGGAGCACCCGGGTGCGCCTCAACATGGAGGCCCGGGCCGCCAACAGCCTCACCTTCCACGGTCGGCTCGCGGTTTACAAGAACTGGGCCGAGAGCGGCGACATCCAGCGCAACGTCGACTTCTACCGGGCCCACCGGCCCGACGACACCACGGTGAAGCTCGACCGGGCCTACGTGGACTGGATCGTCCCCGTCCCCTTCCCCCTGGCCGTCACCTTCGGCCGGCATCCCTCCACCGAGGGGCCGCCCATGGAATACCGGGAAAACCTCCCCCGGCAGGCGACCTACCCCTCCCTGGTCTACGAGGGCGAGACCGACGGCATCGTGGTCACCCTGGGCCTCGAGCGCTACACCGGCCTCGTGAACTCGGGCCTCCGCCTGGCCTACGGCAAGGGCTACCAGCAGGACGAGTCGGGCTACTCCAACTTCACGGCCTTTGGGTCCCGGGCCAGCGGCATCAAGGACACCAACTTCTGGGCGGCCTTCTTCGAGACCGAGGTGCCCTACGTGCCCGAGAGCCTCCTGGTGTTGAGCTACATCCACGGAAACGACCTCATCGACAACCCGGCCGGGCCCCAGGCCAACCTGGGGAACATGGACGTCTACGGCGCCCACCTCCAGATGTCGAACTTCCTCGACACCGGGCTCGACCTCTTCGTCTCGTGGGGGCTCAACAACGCCGATCCGAAGAAGCGGGCCGGCCAGTACGCCACGACACAGATGTACTTCATCAACCCGGCCACGGGGCTGCTCACCACCATGCCGGTGGGCCTCCTCGGCACCCAGGGGAGCAAGTGGGGCTGGGCCATCTACACCGGCTTCCGCTACACCGTCCCGGTGGACGCCCTCAAGCGGCCGAAGATCGGCTTCGAGTTCAACTACGGAAGCCCCCACTGGTTCTCCTTCACCTGGGGGAGCTCCGATCCCTACAACAAGCTCGCCACCCGGGGCAAGGCCTACGAGGTCTACTACATCCAGCCCTTCAACCGGTACCTCTTCATCCGGACGGGCTATACCAAGATCAACTACAACTGGAGCTTCAGCGGCTACCACCTCGGCGAGCCCTGGAAGATCGACGAGAACCTGTCGAACTTCTACGCCCTCTTGGACGTCCGGTTCTAG
- a CDS encoding cytochrome b N-terminal domain-containing protein: protein MSRRWGELATAALLVSAGSGFVVAYHYEAADAFGSAVAIDALLPFGGFWRALHFYSSQAFVLLLLVHTWQMLDEATLDRQHNGRWWLLVALLPMGVLALFTGYVLRADATGLAAGAVAEHLALAVPVAGPALDRLLFAVSLEGLNRVYVVHYLLTALLWGLGTWYHTRRVLVGRRELALILGVTGAAAALVRAPMDAPGAAPDLIHGPWFFLAVQELLRHLPPLAAGVVYPAVPVAALGLMPLARARRPLWWLLGLWGASYLVLTAVAWLR, encoded by the coding sequence ATGAGCCGGCGGTGGGGGGAGCTGGCCACCGCGGCCCTCCTGGTCTCGGCCGGCTCGGGCTTCGTGGTGGCCTACCACTACGAGGCGGCGGATGCCTTCGGCTCCGCCGTGGCCATCGACGCCCTCCTGCCCTTCGGCGGGTTCTGGCGCGCCCTCCACTTCTACTCGAGCCAGGCCTTCGTGCTGCTCCTCCTCGTCCACACCTGGCAGATGCTGGACGAGGCCACCCTGGACCGCCAGCACAACGGGCGATGGTGGCTGCTCGTCGCGCTGCTGCCCATGGGAGTTCTCGCGCTGTTTACCGGCTACGTCCTCCGGGCCGACGCCACGGGGCTCGCCGCCGGGGCCGTGGCCGAACACCTGGCCCTCGCCGTGCCCGTGGCGGGGCCGGCCCTGGACCGGCTCCTCTTCGCCGTGTCCCTGGAGGGGCTGAACCGGGTCTACGTGGTCCACTACCTCCTGACGGCCCTCCTCTGGGGCCTGGGCACCTGGTACCACACGCGCCGGGTCCTGGTGGGGCGGAGGGAGCTCGCCCTGATCCTCGGGGTCACGGGGGCGGCGGCCGCTCTCGTCCGTGCCCCCATGGACGCCCCCGGGGCGGCGCCGGACCTCATCCACGGGCCCTGGTTCTTCCTGGCGGTGCAGGAGCTGCTCCGGCATCTTCCGCCCCTGGCGGCCGGGGTCGTCTATCCCGCCGTCCCCGTGGCGGCCCTCGGGCTCATGCCGCTCGCCCGGGCACGGCGGCCGCTCTGGTGGCTGCTCGGCCTCTGGGGGGCCAGCTACCTCGTGCTCACCGCCGTGGCCTGGCTCCGGTGA
- a CDS encoding Rieske 2Fe-2S domain-containing protein, producing the protein MTRRDWLKRAAGWALGVLGLYPFAAFVTTDRVRPPRTVRIRKELKPGQYLLEPDFCLFETEAGPMAVSRRCPHLGCRITYHPVERGFICPCHQSRFTWDGRYVSGPAKKDLPRLGVRRLEDGGYAVVIPRGLG; encoded by the coding sequence GTGACCCGCCGCGACTGGCTGAAGCGGGCGGCGGGGTGGGCCCTGGGCGTCCTCGGGCTCTACCCCTTCGCCGCCTTCGTCACCACCGACCGGGTCCGCCCGCCGCGGACGGTGCGCATCCGGAAGGAGCTCAAGCCCGGGCAGTACCTCCTCGAGCCCGACTTCTGCCTCTTCGAGACCGAGGCCGGGCCGATGGCCGTCTCGCGCCGCTGCCCCCACCTCGGCTGCCGGATCACCTACCACCCGGTGGAGCGCGGCTTCATCTGCCCCTGCCACCAGAGCCGGTTCACCTGGGACGGCCGCTACGTCTCGGGGCCGGCCAAGAAGGACCTGCCCCGGCTCGGGGTCCGGCGCCTCGAGGACGGCGGCTACGCGGTGGTGATCCCCAGGGGGCTCGGATGA
- a CDS encoding DUF2905 domain-containing protein, with the protein MNPLGEIGRLLLFFGAAVAVVGLLLMAGSRLSFIGRLPGDILIRKGNFTFYFPLATSLLLSALLTLLLWILRK; encoded by the coding sequence GTGAACCCCCTGGGCGAGATCGGGCGGCTGCTCCTCTTCTTCGGCGCGGCCGTGGCGGTGGTGGGGCTCCTCCTCATGGCCGGCTCGCGTCTTTCCTTCATCGGCCGCCTGCCCGGGGACATCCTCATCCGGAAAGGAAATTTCACCTTCTACTTCCCGCTGGCCACCTCGCTCCTCCTGAGCGCCCTCCTCACCCTCCTCCTATGGATCCTTCGCAAGTGA
- a CDS encoding epoxyqueuosine reductase QueH: MRLLLHTCCGPCTLYPLERLRAKGFEVTGHFFNPNVHPFREYERRVEAMETVADRLGLPVLWAPEGYDLHRWFEAVGPETDPGRRCPACYRLRLSAAAAAAKAHGFPAFSTTLLYSRYQRHAEIRAAGEAAAREAGVAFHYEDFREGWAAGIEAARALGIYRQPYCGCLFSEGERYAARAERLRRRLAAPAAGRAA; encoded by the coding sequence ATGCGGCTCCTCCTTCACACGTGCTGCGGGCCTTGCACACTCTACCCGCTGGAACGCCTACGGGCCAAGGGTTTCGAGGTGACGGGGCACTTCTTCAACCCCAACGTCCACCCCTTCCGCGAGTACGAGCGCCGGGTGGAGGCCATGGAGACCGTGGCGGACCGGCTCGGGCTCCCGGTCCTCTGGGCTCCGGAGGGCTACGACCTGCACCGGTGGTTCGAGGCCGTGGGGCCGGAGACCGATCCCGGCCGGCGGTGCCCGGCCTGCTACCGGCTGCGGCTTTCCGCCGCGGCCGCGGCGGCGAAGGCACACGGGTTCCCGGCCTTCAGCACCACCCTGCTCTACAGCCGTTACCAGCGGCACGCCGAGATCCGGGCCGCGGGCGAGGCGGCGGCCCGAGAGGCGGGGGTCGCCTTTCACTACGAGGACTTCCGCGAGGGCTGGGCCGCGGGCATCGAGGCCGCGAGGGCCCTCGGCATCTACCGGCAGCCCTACTGCGGCTGCCTCTTCAGCGAGGGCGAGCGCTACGCGGCCCGGGCCGAGCGGCTCCGCCGGCGGCTGGCGGCGCCGGCCGCGGGGAGGGCGGCGTGA